A portion of the Chelmon rostratus isolate fCheRos1 chromosome 15, fCheRos1.pri, whole genome shotgun sequence genome contains these proteins:
- the LOC121618560 gene encoding cytosolic 5'-nucleotidase 1A-like, with protein MSLNNSQTPTISGQDLTRNGSSSSNRAPWEDAREVLKPATPSRKPKTPKPENAITIAVSSRVLFNMEKEQQIYKQQGMEECVKYQEEHETQPFSPGPAFSFVKALEVVNIRLRELYPESEELFDVVLMTSSHEHVDLRLFNQDQLSIESVYMTEGNSPIGYLKAYGTDLYLSADPVQVREALEEGIAAATMFTPEKMTEVSDTQLRIAFDGDGVLFSDESERIFKAHGLDKFLEYEKTHENKPLDHGPLKCFLEALVKLQKKFYSKGQHMDCPIRTYLVTARNKTDVSGTRALKTLCSWGLEIDDDFFLAGAPKGPILEKIRPHIFFDDQMFHVEGAVKMGTVACHVPYGIAQTVTKEGAKEKETASTPK; from the exons ATGAGTCTAAATAACAGTCAAACTCCAACCATCAGTGGACAGGACTTGACCagaaatggcagcagcagcagcaaccgAGCTCCTTGGGAGGATGCTAGGGAAGTTTTGAAGCCCGCCACACCCAGCAGGAAGCCTAAAACA CCCAAGCCGGAGAATGCCATCACTATTGCTGTGTCGTCCCGAGTCCTCTTCAATAtggagaaggagcagcagatCTACAAGCAGCAAGGCATGGAGGAGTGTGTCAAGTATCAGGAGGAGCATGAAACGCAGCCCTTCAGCCCCGGACCTGCCTTCTCCTTTGTCAAg GCTCTGGAGGTTGTGAACATTCGACTGAGGGAGCTTTACCCCGAGAGCGAGGAGCTTTTTGATGTTGTGCTCATGACGAGCAGCCACGAACATGTTGATCTAAGACTCTTCAATCAGGACC agtTGTCCATCGAGTCTGTCTATATGACAGAGGGAAACAGTCCCATAGGCTACTTGAAGGCCTATGGTACTGACCTTTACCTGTCTGCTGATCCAGTCCAGGTTCGAGAAGCTCTGGAGGAAG GTATAGCAGCAGCCACCATGTTCACCCCGGAGAAGATGACGGAAGTGTCGGACACTCAGCTGCGTATTGCCTTCGATGGTGACGGCGTCCTCTTCTCTGATGAGTCTGAGCGCATTTTTAAGGCCCACGGACTGGACAAGTTCCTTGAGTACGAGAAGACCCACGAGAACAAGCCTCTGGACcat gggCCATTGAAATGTTTCCTGGAGGCCTTAGTGAAGCTTCAGAAGAAGTTTTACAGCAAAGGCCAACACATGGACTGCCCCATCCGGACCTACTTGGTCACAGCTCGCAACAAAACTGACGTTTCTGGCACCAGAGCCCTAAAAACTTTGTGCTCATGGGGTCTGGAGATCGATGATGATTTCTTTCTGGCAGGAGCACCTAAGGGCCCCATACTTGAGAAGATCAGGCCGCACATTTTCTTTGATGACCAGATGTTTCATGTGGAGGGTGCAGTGAAAATGGGGACAGTAGCGTGCCACGTGCCCTATGGAATAGCTCAGACCGTTACCAAGGAAGGAGCTAAGGAGAAAGAGACTGCTTCAACACCAAAGTAG